GTTCGAAGGCTTCATTCATTGGGCTAATCTCATGTCAGGCGTTTCCACAGCGAGGCGGTGGCCATCAGCACCAGACCCAGGCCTACTGCCAGGGGCATCCAAATCCAGTTCGGATGAACGCTAATCGGCAAAGCGAGATAGGTCAGCCAGCCAGTGATCAGCAAGGGGCGCAGCCAACGCTTGAGGTGGTGATAAAGAAAGGCGCTTTCTGCGCCGCCGCCCCATTTGCGGAGCTCACGGCGCATGAGTCCCTCTTGCAGGCCGACCGTGGCGCAAAGCACCATGAGTCCGGCGGAGTAGAGACACACCACAAGGCGTAGGGAGAACACGCCCAATACGCCGACGGGCACACATAGCCAAGACCGCCAGGGTTCGTTGATGCCTCGTGCGGTCAAACGGGACTGCCACTGCCCCTGCGATAAACCTGATGACTGAAGAAACTCGACGACGCGCAACGCGGTCTTGCCGGGCGCTGGAATACCGATCAAGTCTCGCTGCTGGTCAAACTGTAAGTGTTGAACCTCGCGCGCCAGCATCTCGGCGGCGTGGCCGTTACCCCACCAGCCCAATGCAATGCCGGTGCTTTCGATCAGAATTGATAGAAGCAGACTCGCGGCGAGCATCAGGGGAACACCAACAGCGAGACGTACCAGCCTGGGGGCAAGGCCCGGAGCCTGTGTTCGCGGATCCCTGGGCTTTTGCTTATTCACTGGTGGGAACCGGAATATCGATGGAAAAATTGGCCCACGCCTCGCTGGATCGGTAGCGTTTGCGCATCTGCGCGGTCATCTCATTCAGGGACCGCGGCAGGTCGGCTTGAGTGCGATTCAGCCAGGGCAGCCTTAGCTTGACGATGCGACCGCCCTCCAGGTCCCCAAAACATTCGCCGCGCGGCAGCTGCTTGATGTCGGCCGAGGACAGAAGCGGAATGCGTTCCTGGCCGAGCCGTATTTGCGTGCTGCTTGTGAAGTCGATGTCGGTCTCAGGACTGGGGTTATCCTGCGTGGACGACACCACCATTTGCGTCTGAATCGTGACCTGAGGCA
This genomic window from Pseudomonadota bacterium contains:
- a CDS encoding DUF4400 domain-containing protein — its product is MLAASLLLSILIESTGIALGWWGNGHAAEMLAREVQHLQFDQQRDLIGIPAPGKTALRVVEFLQSSGLSQGQWQSRLTARGINEPWRSWLCVPVGVLGVFSLRLVVCLYSAGLMVLCATVGLQEGLMRRELRKWGGGAESAFLYHHLKRWLRPLLITGWLTYLALPISVHPNWIWMPLAVGLGLVLMATASLWKRLT